The following is a genomic window from Deltaproteobacteria bacterium HGW-Deltaproteobacteria-4.
ACCGATGGAGGATTGTTATCTGGCGGCTCTCACTCCCCAGCTTTTTCTGCCGCTGCTGCGTATCGATTGTCCCGAAGTCGTCGCTCTCTCCATGCCCCTCGAAGGGATCTTTCACGGCTGCGCGTTGGTGGCGGCTGCAGTGGACCGAAATGGTGCAGAGTTGCTACAGCGCCTGCGCACCACCGATCTGCTGCTGCGCTCGCGACTGCTCATCCTTTTTGGGCCCGAAGTTAATGTCCATGATTACGCTGCGGCTTTCTGGCGTGCTCTGAATGCTGTCGATCCGCAGCGCGATCTGACGATCCTCCCCGGGATGGGGCTCAATATCGACGCTTCCCGTCCTTTGTCTCGCCCGTTATCCCCTGATCCGCAGATCGTGACGCAAGTCGCGGCGCGAGCCCGGGAGTACGGGTTGCCGGCATCCTGGTTTATTGACTCAAATTGAATAAATTCACTATGACAAAAAAACCATATCAGGTAGACTCTGCGCCATGAGTACTTTGGCTTTTAGTCTGATCCTCTTCTCGGCGCTGATGCATGCCCTGTGGAATCTCCTTGTCAAGCGCAGCCGCGACAAAACCATCTATATCTGGTGGATGTTTGTCGTCTCGGCAACGCTCTTTACCGCGCTCCTCCCTTTTCTCCCCGGCCCTTTCCCTTTGCCGTCGCCGCATATTGTTGCCCTCGCCGCCAGTGGTGGGCTCTGTTTTGTCCTGTATCATATTGCCAATGGTCAGGCTTATCATCGCGGCGACCTGTCCCTGGTTTACCCCCTGTCGCAGACCTCGATGTTGTATGTTCCGGTCTGGGGCGCCCTCCTGCTCGGGGAAAAGATCTCCGGATTGGGCCTGTGCGGGATTGCTTTGGTCGTGATCGGCGTCTGGTGTGTGCAGTTGCGGCGGATCTCCCTTGATGAAGCCCTCCGCCCCTTGCGCAGCCTCAATGAAGAGGCGG
Proteins encoded in this region:
- a CDS encoding EamA family transporter, with translation MSTLAFSLILFSALMHALWNLLVKRSRDKTIYIWWMFVVSATLFTALLPFLPGPFPLPSPHIVALAASGGLCFVLYHIANGQAYHRGDLSLVYPLSQTSMLYVPVWGALLLGEKISGLGLCGIALVVIGVWCVQLRRISLDEALRPLRSLNEEAVRYALFAGFIYSVGAVIDKTGVMDYSPLYFTYLLVIFMLVFMSLNLLRPRYRGRILREWQYNPRLILIAGPVMMGSFLTFRYGLKLAPLSYAVPTRQVSILIGVLIGTLFLNETCGRIRLLAGVTILAGVVLIRFG